The DNA sequence TCTAAAGGAAACAAAACTAAACTTTTGTTtcaatgaagctcctcaacccACTTCAACATCCTTGGCGTCAAAGCACcatttttgtcaaattcaaACTCCTCAACATCTCAAGATGTCACAAAATGTCGCCAAAGTAATACTAATGACTTTAACTTGGTGACGTGTGACGTCAGAGGGAGCGTCCGGCGTTGGCGAGGACGCGCTGCGCGCTCAGCAGCGTGTTCTgcggcaaaaacaaacacatacagcAGCGTTTTTGTGTCTCGTCTGGCGCCCCCCCGTGGCCGTGCACAGGTACAATCACGCCTTCTTACCTGCATGAGCATGGCCACCGTCATAGGCCCCACCCCTCCCGGAACCGGCGTGATGAATCCGGCTCTCTGATAGGCTGAGGCGAAGTGCACGTCGCCCACCACGCGCTTGCCGCTCGGCTTGCTTGCGTCTGGCAACGCGGGGAAAAAACACAATCCAAATCAAATCCACTTGAATAatagaatataatataataataatgaataagaGTATTCTAATTGATGAATTTATGGTGAAAACATCTCCATTAAAGCAACAAATAAAAAGCTCTTATTCAAATGCATTTGATTTCATTATTTATCGATAACTTAAAGTGTAATGATGTCAGCGCCCAATGACAGGCCCCGCCAAGTGGTCACATGGTCACGTGACACCTCACCTGCCACATGGTTGATCCCGCAGTCGATGAGCACGCAGCCCTCCTTCAGCCAATCGCCTTGCACCATCTCTGCTcgccccgcccccaccaccacaATGTCCGCCCTGCCCACCTGAAGAATATGACCAATTTCGCaactcatcatcttcatcatcatcatcatcatcgtcatcatcgtctgGCGCTGTCCCTCACCTGTTTGGGGATGTCGCGCGTCTTTGAGTGGCAGGTGGTGACGGTGGCGTGATTCCACAAGAGCAGGTCGTGCATGGGCGCGCCGACAATCTTACTGCGGCCAATCACAACTGCGTGTTTGCCAGCCACGTTCACACCTGCGCTCGAGCGCACACACACGAATCAAAACACGACTCGTCATGACGTCATGTTTTCCAGCAGATGCAGACGGCAAATATTTCATCATATAGCATCATTTGATGAGCGTCGCCTTGTGATTGACAGccgagtgcgtgcgtgcgtgcgtgcgtgcgtgcgtgcgtgcgtgacctGTCTGTCTGATGAGTTCCATGCATCCGTTGGGTGTGCACGGGATGAAGCAGTTGTTCAAGTCACCGCGAGATAACTTCCCCGCGTTGATGCAACTCAGACTacacacacagataaaaaaCGTATGACGACGATACATCAATCCATGTCATGATTTTTTGCACCAATTCGGACCCGTCCACGTCTTTGAGCGGCGACACGGCGTTGGTGACCAGTTCCACGTCCATGTGGTTGACGGAATCCAGAGGAAGTTGCACGATGAGGCCGTGAACGGACGCGTCCTCGTTGACGGACGCGATGGTCCGCAGCACCTGCCGGATCGGAACCAGAGTGACAAATACACACCTGCCCCAAATCTACCttcaataataaataacataTCATAATAATATACGAAATAAAGTGTATTATTTGTAGCACTGACTGGCTGCCTTAAATTCTTACTAGGGGTGTCACCGTCTCAATTATTTATGACTAAGAATAGCAAAAAtgtaatacacaaataaaaacaataacactgtAAGTATATTACAATCTGGGTGtagaaaataagacattaaaaagGCATAACGCGTCACACGTTTGACTTGTGATGGCAACAAAAGCCTCCTTCCATGTC is a window from the Vanacampus margaritifer isolate UIUO_Vmar chromosome 19, RoL_Vmar_1.0, whole genome shotgun sequence genome containing:
- the LOC144039882 gene encoding C-1-tetrahydrofolate synthase, cytoplasmic-like — its product is MLTLLRHLTSSCCYGGRRSIATIISGMQTSRLVRERLKEDVDQMKSKVVPALLVLQVGNREDSNLYISSKMKAAAEVGIEASHVRLPNTVTQDEVLRTIASVNEDASVHGLIVQLPLDSVNHMDVELVTNAVSPLKDVDGLSCINAGKLSRGDLNNCFIPCTPNGCMELIRQTGVNVAGKHAVVIGRSKIVGAPMHDLLLWNHATVTTCHSKTRDIPKQVGRADIVVVGAGRAEMVQGDWLKEGCVLIDCGINHVADASKPSGKRVVGDVHFASAYQRAGFITPVPGGVGPMTVAMLMQNTLLSAQRVLANAGRSL